One Edaphobacter flagellatus genomic region harbors:
- a CDS encoding TonB-dependent receptor: MHRTAFIRALFLCLLCLPGLLSAQTTTGSLTGLITDATGAAVIGAKVTARNVNTNAITEAETDGEGQYRIINLPASVYEVTVTAHGFRTATLQQVRLLLNAIVRNDIALSVGQPDQKVEVTAAPATITTDSSSLASVIDTQAAERLPLNGRTIDRLIVFSAGNTNDSASSPQLSGGLRWGGSYFTVDGGNFNDLGNGAGAYSYATNLTTMPSTETIQEMKIESNMAKAESEGAAAISIITRSGTNQFHGRIYEFNRNRALAARNYFLPSTAVKPPYNRNEFGVTFGGPIIHDKTFFFVSYEGLIQRTNSTVSLPVATDAMRNGNFTGLGTITDPLTGLPFAGNQIPTSRIDARSQALLGYYPHANLAGSGAAGTGINYTAAVGTKYNVQRGTLKLDHQLNSKHTITVGGIYSIGDPYFVSLGTPANYGNFSNAGYTTQSAFARDTYVITPHLLNEARYGYLSHRSVRVGQNTGFDPSTLFPSLYGPFSVGGLPNVSMTGLAGLGDYGGSGHSPETVQQLTDNFTWSKGAHTFKAGANINFDSIAIKAGTSANVLGNFGFTGKYTWYNAATSGAATPRAENAFADFLLGYLNSSTRAAPQIPIYLRYQQYGFYAQDDWNVTPRLVLNIGMRYNLQTSPQEQNGDFTNFDFNSGKFVIRSSGGNLPKNVNQTVLGMYPYITSEQNGWGSDVLTTDKKDFGPRFGFAYRPNGFDKTVIRGGYGIFYNFVPPYIGIRQISQLNFPFVLTQSYLSTSSLTPSLTFANPFPGTGTVTGNPTVYAVNRDLKNARSQQWNLSIEQQLMDGIGLRISYVGNKATQAPWYLYNKNLPVLQPTSSLQAIRPYQPWADIPSLITKGASFTNQLQVEVTRHTSKGVFLQGSYTWGKSLDNVPIAASPQNPYRPQDDKGNADGTRQHNVFLNASWDLPLHGTGFVGGFINGWSIAGMSQFRSGAPFTPTFSNGLAGWYATRANVTATDPYAGAHTLSRWFNPAAFSVPAPYTFGNARRNSLIGPRESSIDLSLQKTTTLYYERLKLQIRADAFNAPNHPSFSSPSSNISAATAGKISSTNLDNRTVQLGAKLSF; this comes from the coding sequence ATGCATCGTACTGCGTTTATTCGTGCTCTATTCTTGTGTTTACTTTGTCTCCCAGGTTTGCTGTCGGCGCAAACTACAACCGGATCGCTTACCGGACTCATTACTGATGCCACAGGCGCGGCAGTGATTGGCGCAAAGGTCACAGCGCGTAATGTCAACACCAATGCGATAACCGAAGCAGAGACCGATGGTGAGGGACAATACCGGATCATCAATCTTCCCGCCTCGGTGTATGAGGTTACGGTCACAGCTCATGGATTCCGAACAGCAACATTGCAGCAGGTAAGGCTGCTTTTGAATGCGATTGTCCGTAACGACATTGCCCTTTCTGTCGGCCAACCGGATCAAAAGGTTGAGGTAACGGCAGCTCCTGCAACAATCACTACAGATAGCTCTTCTCTCGCGTCGGTAATTGATACGCAGGCCGCCGAACGGCTTCCATTGAATGGGCGCACCATCGATCGATTGATTGTCTTCTCTGCGGGCAACACCAACGATAGCGCTTCATCGCCGCAGCTTTCTGGCGGATTGCGGTGGGGAGGCTCCTACTTCACAGTTGACGGCGGAAACTTTAATGATCTGGGCAACGGTGCCGGTGCCTATTCCTACGCAACCAACCTGACGACCATGCCTTCAACGGAAACGATTCAGGAGATGAAGATCGAATCCAATATGGCGAAGGCCGAAAGTGAAGGCGCGGCGGCTATCTCGATCATTACGCGATCGGGAACAAATCAATTTCACGGTCGTATTTACGAGTTCAACCGTAACCGCGCCCTTGCCGCCCGCAATTACTTCCTGCCGTCTACAGCGGTGAAGCCTCCCTACAACAGGAACGAGTTCGGAGTAACCTTTGGTGGGCCGATTATCCATGACAAGACATTTTTCTTTGTCAGTTATGAAGGGTTGATTCAGCGTACGAACAGCACGGTATCTCTTCCCGTGGCAACAGACGCCATGAGGAACGGCAATTTCACCGGCTTGGGCACAATCACCGATCCGCTTACGGGCTTGCCCTTCGCTGGAAATCAGATTCCTACTTCCAGGATAGATGCCAGATCGCAGGCTCTGTTGGGATACTATCCGCATGCCAATCTTGCGGGTAGTGGAGCGGCGGGCACGGGCATCAACTACACCGCAGCTGTCGGTACGAAATATAACGTACAGCGCGGGACCTTGAAGCTGGATCACCAGCTCAACTCCAAGCACACCATTACGGTAGGTGGCATCTACTCCATCGGCGATCCCTACTTCGTCTCGTTGGGAACACCGGCAAACTACGGCAACTTCAGCAATGCAGGCTATACGACGCAGTCTGCCTTTGCGCGCGATACCTACGTCATCACTCCTCACCTGCTAAACGAAGCGCGCTATGGCTATCTGAGCCATCGCAGTGTTCGCGTCGGCCAGAACACAGGTTTTGACCCAAGCACGCTCTTCCCATCGCTTTACGGGCCATTTTCAGTAGGAGGTCTGCCGAACGTTTCAATGACAGGTCTCGCAGGGCTTGGCGACTACGGCGGCAGCGGACACTCGCCGGAAACGGTACAGCAGTTGACTGATAACTTTACCTGGTCAAAAGGAGCGCATACTTTCAAAGCGGGTGCCAACATCAATTTCGATTCAATCGCCATCAAAGCGGGTACCAGCGCGAATGTGCTGGGTAACTTTGGATTCACCGGAAAATACACCTGGTATAACGCAGCCACTTCTGGTGCAGCGACTCCGCGTGCAGAAAATGCCTTTGCCGACTTTCTGTTGGGCTATCTCAATAGCAGTACGCGCGCGGCTCCTCAGATTCCTATCTACCTTCGTTACCAGCAGTATGGTTTTTATGCTCAGGACGATTGGAACGTTACGCCTCGCCTGGTTCTGAATATCGGCATGCGGTATAACCTGCAGACTTCGCCGCAGGAACAGAACGGTGACTTTACCAACTTTGATTTCAATAGTGGTAAGTTCGTCATTCGCAGTAGTGGCGGAAATCTTCCTAAGAACGTGAACCAGACTGTGCTGGGAATGTATCCCTATATCACTTCAGAGCAGAATGGCTGGGGTAGTGATGTATTAACAACCGACAAGAAGGATTTCGGACCACGCTTTGGCTTTGCGTACCGTCCTAATGGTTTTGACAAGACGGTTATTCGCGGTGGCTACGGCATCTTCTATAACTTCGTGCCTCCTTACATCGGCATACGGCAGATCTCTCAGCTGAATTTTCCCTTTGTTCTGACGCAGAGTTACTTGTCCACCTCGTCACTAACTCCTTCGCTGACATTTGCCAACCCATTTCCAGGGACTGGTACGGTTACGGGAAATCCGACGGTCTACGCAGTCAATCGTGATCTGAAGAATGCACGCTCGCAGCAGTGGAACCTCTCCATCGAGCAGCAATTGATGGACGGGATAGGGCTACGCATCTCCTATGTTGGCAACAAGGCGACCCAGGCACCCTGGTATCTGTACAACAAGAATCTTCCAGTGTTGCAGCCAACCAGCTCGCTTCAAGCGATTCGTCCCTATCAGCCCTGGGCCGACATCCCCAGCCTGATCACGAAAGGCGCTTCCTTCACGAATCAGCTTCAGGTGGAAGTGACTCGGCATACCTCGAAGGGAGTGTTTCTGCAGGGTAGCTACACCTGGGGCAAGTCTCTGGATAACGTGCCGATCGCTGCCAGTCCGCAGAATCCTTATCGCCCACAGGACGATAAAGGAAATGCAGATGGCACGCGTCAGCACAACGTCTTCCTCAATGCGAGCTGGGACCTGCCGCTTCATGGAACTGGTTTTGTAGGTGGCTTTATCAATGGATGGTCGATCGCGGGCATGTCTCAGTTCCGCTCCGGCGCTCCATTTACGCCTACATTTTCTAACGGCTTGGCGGGATGGTACGCCACGCGCGCAAATGTGACGGCAACAGATCCATACGCTGGAGCGCATACTCTTAGTCGGTGGTTCAATCCTGCCGCGTTCTCCGTACCGGCTCCCTACACGTTCGGAAATGCACGTAGAAACAGCTTGATTGGCCCGAGAGAAAGCTCGATCGATCTCAGCTTGCAGAAGACAACGACGCTGTACTACGAGAGGCTGAAGCTTCAGATTCGTGCCGATGCCTTCAATGCGCCCAATCATCCTAGCTTCAGCAGCCCGAGTTCTAATATTTCGGCGGCCACTGCTGGAAAAATCTCCAGCACAAACCTCGATAACAGAACTGTGCAGCTCGGAGCAAAACTCTCGTTCTAA
- a CDS encoding beta-N-acetylhexosaminidase, translating into MKSFISCYSRRSAVPCAVFFCAITVTLSAQAHPMLLPEPQQITYGNGQVDICRKQLAIDSKELSLDEDRFALMELKKTLSLACAHRPGTSAGSLQVRLVDLKQGAALPQDGEKPGKDSREAYRIFINEKGILLEGKSSASLFYAVQTVRQLLETSPEQHSLPFIEIQDWPAMPYRGFMMDMSHGAVQTMPEVERQIDLLARFKVNQYYWYSETGFIQNEPLLQYGSSWSREQIAHVIEYARQRHIDVIPCIELYGHLHDVLRLEKYASLAAVPHGGEIDPTALEVQPLLESWVRQIAALFPSPWIHLGFDEPFELERSDVPNKAKKKPEDLWLDHLHATSRLAASLNKRPLFWADIDEGAYIFNRYPELADHLPGNAIAVPWFYAARGDYSNLMQPFVQHHIPSIVATGIADWEEVTTDFATSFINIDGFVLAGRKAGSLGMVNTVWSDSALPLHRTAEPAMVYGAAAAWQSMPMDRTHFFENYASLFFPQTIAPDIATALSALGRAQTSLQKALGQETAFRMWDDPLTPAALAHTANHLEELHNCRLAAEEAETNLIKAIKLQGNGTDPAGNLEGWLFAAQTLDYVGLRYQSAHEIAAMFAALPDHPSLDDLEYRLGREVSARNHSRVGDLFDLSGKLKDEYKQQWLEQYRPFRLESALARWSAEQEYWRSFQQRTWAAMHPFKQGDPSPTLESIRAQH; encoded by the coding sequence ATGAAATCCTTTATCTCTTGCTACTCAAGACGTTCCGCCGTTCCTTGCGCTGTTTTTTTCTGTGCCATTACTGTCACGCTCTCTGCGCAAGCGCATCCGATGCTGCTCCCGGAACCCCAGCAGATTACCTACGGCAACGGACAAGTCGATATTTGCCGTAAACAGCTCGCAATCGATTCCAAGGAACTGTCGCTTGACGAAGATCGATTTGCGTTGATGGAACTAAAAAAGACTCTCTCCTTGGCCTGCGCACATCGTCCTGGCACATCGGCAGGCAGCTTACAGGTTCGCCTCGTCGACCTGAAACAAGGCGCAGCACTGCCTCAGGATGGAGAAAAGCCAGGGAAGGATTCGCGTGAAGCCTATCGCATCTTTATCAACGAAAAGGGGATTCTGCTGGAAGGCAAATCGTCAGCGAGTCTTTTTTATGCGGTACAGACCGTACGTCAGCTTTTGGAAACTTCGCCCGAACAGCATTCTCTTCCCTTCATAGAAATTCAAGACTGGCCAGCAATGCCTTACCGCGGCTTCATGATGGATATGAGCCACGGCGCAGTACAGACGATGCCGGAGGTAGAACGGCAGATCGATCTGCTGGCGCGCTTCAAAGTGAACCAGTATTACTGGTACTCCGAGACAGGCTTCATTCAGAATGAACCTCTTCTGCAGTATGGTTCATCGTGGTCTCGTGAACAGATAGCACATGTCATTGAATATGCGCGGCAACGGCATATCGACGTTATTCCGTGCATCGAGCTTTACGGACATCTGCACGACGTGTTAAGGCTTGAGAAGTACGCCTCACTGGCTGCGGTTCCTCATGGCGGTGAAATCGATCCAACAGCCTTAGAAGTGCAGCCTTTGCTTGAATCATGGGTACGCCAGATTGCCGCTCTATTTCCCAGTCCCTGGATTCATCTCGGCTTCGATGAGCCGTTTGAATTGGAGCGCTCCGATGTGCCTAACAAAGCAAAGAAAAAGCCAGAAGACCTTTGGCTTGATCATCTGCACGCTACATCCAGGTTGGCAGCGAGCCTGAACAAGCGCCCGCTCTTTTGGGCCGATATCGATGAAGGCGCCTATATTTTCAATCGGTACCCTGAACTTGCCGACCATCTTCCAGGAAATGCTATTGCCGTTCCCTGGTTCTACGCTGCTCGCGGCGATTACTCAAACCTAATGCAGCCCTTTGTGCAGCACCATATTCCTTCCATTGTGGCTACTGGTATCGCCGACTGGGAGGAAGTGACTACTGACTTTGCGACAAGCTTTATTAATATCGACGGATTCGTTCTTGCAGGCCGAAAGGCAGGTTCGCTCGGCATGGTCAATACGGTTTGGTCTGACTCCGCGCTACCGCTTCATCGTACGGCTGAGCCCGCAATGGTCTATGGAGCAGCCGCTGCATGGCAGAGCATGCCGATGGATCGCACTCACTTTTTCGAAAATTACGCCTCACTCTTCTTTCCGCAGACAATCGCTCCAGATATAGCAACCGCTCTTTCGGCATTGGGTCGCGCACAAACTTCTCTGCAAAAAGCGCTTGGCCAGGAAACCGCGTTCCGCATGTGGGACGATCCTCTAACACCTGCCGCGCTCGCCCATACTGCAAATCATTTAGAAGAACTCCATAACTGCCGCCTAGCTGCGGAAGAAGCCGAAACAAACCTGATCAAAGCCATTAAACTGCAAGGCAACGGAACAGATCCCGCCGGCAATCTGGAGGGGTGGCTGTTCGCTGCCCAAACTCTCGATTATGTTGGACTGCGTTATCAAAGCGCTCATGAGATTGCGGCTATGTTCGCGGCACTTCCCGATCACCCGTCCCTCGATGATCTCGAGTACAGACTAGGGAGGGAGGTCAGCGCTCGCAATCATAGCCGCGTAGGAGATTTATTTGATCTCTCCGGCAAGCTGAAGGATGAATATAAACAGCAGTGGCTAGAGCAATATCGTCCGTTCCGGCTGGAATCTGCATTGGCTCGCTGGTCGGCGGAACAGGAATATTGGAGAAGCTTCCAACAACGTACGTGGGCCGCCATGCATCCCTTCAAACAAGGCGACCCAAGTCCAACGTTGGAATCGATTCGAGCACAACACTAA
- a CDS encoding family 10 glycosylhydrolase has translation MPAAALASTSGMIAQTANINAQDANTPLTEKVAYAQRPPKEVRGIWIHPERYFSADSAEGRKQVRSLVQRFARANFNLLLPWTTSGYLAALDSTTYQKTHPTATWDALGVLIEEAAREGIDVDLWYSFTDYRQPNSPEFDPSVGGNPQWSARRLDEVVPDAKTGKLAEPRHDNVCPQYAGARTWQKALLVKTLRRYAKVHGLHIEEPGYRQRGYCLCDLCRKVYGELHSKDLTVDLDSSEAEDFRTIGTSAFMSEMRDEMQKNFPRVVYSANGGPDWRHDRKRGRDWGRWALSGWLQYYAPQVYEPRLSDFREQLQLTVNDIGKACSIYAGIALDWSTGKNTVPGVIEDIEAARSLGCPGLLFFHGAVFTDQVCDALRAGPFKRPA, from the coding sequence ATGCCTGCAGCTGCCTTGGCATCTACAAGCGGTATGATTGCGCAAACCGCCAATATCAACGCGCAGGATGCCAATACGCCTTTGACCGAAAAGGTGGCATATGCACAGCGTCCTCCAAAAGAAGTGCGTGGAATCTGGATCCATCCGGAGCGTTACTTTAGCGCAGATTCTGCAGAGGGCCGCAAACAGGTACGCAGCCTGGTGCAGCGTTTCGCTCGCGCCAACTTCAACCTCCTGTTGCCGTGGACGACCAGCGGCTATCTGGCGGCATTGGACTCCACTACTTATCAGAAGACGCATCCTACAGCGACGTGGGATGCGCTTGGTGTGTTAATTGAGGAGGCGGCCCGAGAGGGAATCGATGTTGACCTCTGGTATAGCTTTACGGATTATCGCCAGCCAAACAGTCCTGAGTTTGACCCATCGGTTGGAGGGAATCCACAGTGGTCTGCCAGGCGGTTGGATGAAGTTGTACCCGATGCAAAGACGGGAAAGCTCGCGGAGCCTCGGCATGACAATGTGTGTCCACAATATGCTGGCGCGCGCACCTGGCAAAAGGCTCTGCTGGTGAAAACGCTTCGGCGGTATGCAAAGGTTCACGGACTGCATATCGAGGAACCCGGTTACAGGCAGCGCGGCTATTGTCTGTGTGACTTGTGCCGTAAGGTTTATGGCGAGCTGCATAGTAAAGACCTAACGGTCGATCTCGACTCATCCGAGGCGGAAGACTTTCGAACAATCGGAACCAGTGCCTTTATGAGCGAAATGCGTGATGAGATGCAAAAGAACTTCCCGCGCGTCGTCTATTCCGCAAATGGCGGTCCCGACTGGCGTCACGATCGCAAGCGTGGCCGAGACTGGGGAAGGTGGGCTCTCTCAGGCTGGCTGCAGTACTATGCTCCGCAGGTCTATGAACCAAGGCTTTCCGATTTCCGCGAGCAGTTGCAGCTGACTGTCAACGACATTGGCAAGGCGTGTTCCATATATGCCGGCATTGCCCTCGATTGGAGCACCGGTAAGAACACGGTTCCAGGAGTGATCGAGGACATCGAAGCCGCGAGATCGCTGGGATGCCCCGGGTTGCTGTTCTTTCACGGTGCAGTCTTTACCGATCAGGTGTGCGATGCTCTGCGCGCTGGTCCTTTCAAGCGCCCAGCTTAG
- a CDS encoding amidohydrolase family protein: MIDCHTHLWKAEDWGEEIEREATIARGAPAMIEISEEEHWEAMKPVERAIVFGFHSKHLGLIVPNQRIHDYVAKHPEKLIGFACLDPHEPDYLEEMRHCFLKQSFLGLKLAPIYQNYHPMDERMQPVYAFCEKQGIPVLIHQGTTFPRRAPLKYALPIQIEDVALQYPGLKIVIAHMGHPWVADTVVLIRKQPNVFADISALYYRPWQFYNALMLAQEYGVGHKLLLGSDYPFTTPGDTADALRNVNHITGTSGLPRIENALIEGMLDRDTLSLLGIEA; this comes from the coding sequence GTGATCGATTGTCATACGCATTTGTGGAAGGCGGAAGATTGGGGAGAAGAGATCGAGCGCGAGGCGACGATTGCTCGTGGCGCACCAGCCATGATTGAGATATCCGAAGAAGAGCATTGGGAGGCGATGAAGCCTGTGGAACGGGCTATCGTCTTTGGCTTCCACTCAAAGCATCTGGGACTGATCGTTCCGAACCAGCGGATACATGATTATGTAGCCAAACATCCTGAGAAGCTGATTGGCTTCGCATGCCTGGATCCGCATGAGCCGGATTATCTCGAGGAGATGCGGCACTGCTTCCTGAAGCAAAGCTTCCTTGGCTTGAAACTGGCTCCCATCTATCAGAACTACCATCCGATGGATGAGCGAATGCAACCGGTCTATGCTTTTTGCGAGAAGCAGGGCATCCCTGTCCTGATTCATCAGGGAACGACCTTCCCGCGTCGCGCTCCATTGAAATATGCGTTGCCGATCCAGATTGAAGATGTTGCGTTGCAGTATCCGGGATTGAAGATTGTGATCGCGCACATGGGGCATCCGTGGGTTGCAGACACCGTAGTGCTGATTCGCAAGCAGCCGAATGTGTTTGCCGATATCTCAGCCTTGTACTACAGGCCGTGGCAGTTCTATAACGCCCTCATGTTGGCACAGGAGTACGGCGTGGGCCATAAGCTTCTTCTGGGATCCGATTATCCGTTCACAACACCGGGAGATACAGCAGATGCCCTGCGCAACGTCAACCACATCACTGGAACATCCGGGTTACCGCGCATAGAGAACGCCCTGATCGAAGGGATGTTGGATAGAGATACGCTTAGTCTTTTAGGCATCGAAGCATAA
- a CDS encoding N-acyl-D-amino-acid deacylase family protein has protein sequence MLVLRNATILDGTGNAPYVGSILVCDKEIAAIGSFEEPSGARIVDLQGLVAAPGFVDLHSHSDLKLKENRREKLNQGVTTEVVGNCGFSPFPSGPYQTMLSEQNDGILNGKETWPNAAEYLTNLHANCTVAHPEVLVGHGSLRTAVCGTHTGPAKEDQISRMEAVLDEALAQGACGFSTGLMYAPGSAATEQELLRLCRVVAGHGKLYTTHMRSYSWLLNEAIEEQINLARKAQCRLQISHLQAVGQRNWHKQDAALKQIEDARAEGIDVAFDSYPYLAGSTVMTQLLPQSSLDQGTDGLMRCLQASSERHKLESYLREETAQKWSDIFVSSLESTANQALIGKNLEEIASDRGCTPESLLLDLLLEEKGKVNIVAFNQSEENLRQLLTHPLCSIISDGFYVKDRPHPRLYGTFPLLLGEICREKRWLTLPEAIHKITVGAARRIGLTRRGQLKQGYFADITVFDPDRIGTSASYQNPAVTPQGIELVLLEGRLIAGSFDVSRHTSAAEHIYLKNELNFASIGEPSHGD, from the coding sequence GTGCTGGTCCTACGAAACGCGACGATCCTTGACGGCACCGGCAACGCACCCTACGTTGGCAGCATTCTTGTGTGCGATAAAGAGATCGCGGCCATTGGCTCTTTCGAAGAACCGTCCGGCGCACGAATCGTCGATTTGCAGGGACTCGTCGCAGCCCCCGGATTCGTAGATCTGCATAGTCATTCCGATCTCAAGCTCAAAGAGAATCGTCGCGAAAAACTGAATCAGGGAGTCACGACGGAAGTCGTTGGCAACTGCGGGTTCTCTCCCTTCCCATCCGGCCCCTATCAGACAATGCTGAGCGAGCAGAATGATGGCATCCTCAACGGTAAGGAAACATGGCCGAACGCAGCAGAATATCTGACGAATCTTCACGCCAACTGCACTGTCGCCCATCCTGAGGTTCTTGTTGGGCATGGAAGCCTTCGCACTGCGGTCTGCGGCACGCACACAGGCCCAGCCAAAGAAGATCAGATCAGCCGCATGGAAGCTGTGCTCGATGAAGCACTCGCACAAGGCGCATGCGGTTTTTCAACTGGACTTATGTACGCTCCCGGATCGGCAGCTACAGAGCAGGAATTGCTACGCCTTTGTCGCGTCGTTGCCGGTCATGGAAAGCTCTATACCACGCACATGCGTAGCTATTCGTGGCTCCTCAATGAAGCGATCGAGGAGCAAATTAACCTTGCCCGAAAGGCGCAATGCCGCCTTCAGATTTCCCATCTTCAGGCTGTAGGCCAACGCAACTGGCACAAGCAGGACGCCGCACTGAAGCAGATTGAAGACGCACGAGCCGAAGGTATCGATGTTGCCTTCGACAGCTATCCCTATCTCGCCGGCAGCACCGTCATGACGCAGCTTCTGCCCCAGAGCAGTCTCGATCAGGGTACCGACGGGCTCATGCGTTGCCTTCAAGCTTCGTCCGAACGGCATAAGCTTGAGAGCTACCTGAGGGAAGAAACGGCGCAGAAGTGGAGCGATATCTTTGTCTCCTCGCTTGAATCTACGGCGAATCAGGCGCTCATCGGCAAAAACCTTGAAGAGATCGCTAGTGACCGAGGATGTACCCCTGAGTCCTTACTCCTCGATCTTCTGTTGGAAGAAAAAGGCAAGGTCAACATTGTTGCCTTCAACCAAAGCGAAGAGAATCTGCGTCAACTTCTCACGCACCCGTTGTGCTCCATCATTTCGGATGGATTCTATGTCAAAGACAGGCCTCATCCCCGTCTTTACGGAACCTTCCCCCTGCTTCTAGGTGAGATCTGCCGCGAAAAGCGCTGGCTCACTTTGCCTGAAGCAATCCACAAGATCACTGTGGGAGCGGCACGCCGCATTGGACTGACGAGGCGCGGACAACTGAAGCAGGGATACTTTGCAGATATCACCGTTTTTGATCCCGATAGAATCGGTACATCTGCTTCTTATCAGAATCCTGCCGTGACACCACAGGGAATCGAGCTCGTGCTGTTGGAGGGACGTCTCATTGCGGGGTCTTTCGATGTCTCCAGGCATACATCTGCTGCGGAGCACATATATCTAAAGAATGAATTGAATTTTGCTTCTATAGGAGAACCTAGCCATGGCGACTAG
- a CDS encoding IclR family transcriptional regulator, producing the protein MATSKTPSVPSVERALALLELLARSKNGLSLSQLVEASNMPKSSLHCLLLTLERTRYLHRSPTTGRYVFSAKLFGLANASLSGLSIREQAAPYLVQLMEQTRLTVHMGVLEHHEAVLVGKYNPPNSTGLATWRGKRMEIHCTGIGKVLGAYMPSEELEKIHRTRRFPRHNENTIVSLRKLQQDFETVRWRMYSIDDEEDELGWRCLGAPIFNESGTVLAAISIAGTIRQIVPENLPLLAERLKQTALSISHTCGYMNDAYQRA; encoded by the coding sequence ATGGCGACTAGCAAGACTCCATCGGTTCCCTCAGTCGAACGCGCGCTTGCCTTACTTGAGTTGCTTGCCCGTTCGAAAAATGGACTCTCCCTCTCTCAACTGGTTGAGGCCTCCAACATGCCCAAAAGCTCGCTGCATTGTCTCCTGTTGACGCTGGAGCGCACCCGCTATCTTCATCGCAGCCCGACGACAGGACGCTATGTCTTCAGCGCCAAACTCTTCGGCCTGGCGAACGCCTCGCTCAGCGGGCTAAGCATTCGCGAACAGGCTGCGCCCTACCTCGTCCAGTTGATGGAGCAGACGCGACTCACTGTGCACATGGGCGTGCTTGAACACCACGAAGCTGTACTCGTAGGCAAATACAACCCACCCAACTCTACGGGACTTGCTACCTGGCGCGGCAAGCGCATGGAAATCCACTGCACAGGAATTGGCAAAGTTCTTGGCGCCTACATGCCTTCGGAAGAGCTGGAGAAGATCCATCGCACCCGGCGTTTTCCTCGTCACAACGAAAATACCATCGTCTCCCTGCGCAAGCTGCAACAGGATTTCGAGACTGTTCGCTGGCGCATGTACTCGATTGACGATGAGGAAGATGAGTTGGGCTGGCGTTGCTTAGGCGCCCCCATCTTCAACGAATCCGGTACTGTTCTTGCAGCAATCAGCATTGCCGGAACCATACGCCAGATTGTTCCTGAAAACCTGCCTCTTCTTGCCGAGCGGCTTAAACAAACCGCTCTTTCTATCTCTCATACCTGTGGTTATATGAACGATGCATATCAGCGAGCTTGA